Proteins from one Bifidobacterium sp. ESL0732 genomic window:
- the argB gene encoding acetylglutamate kinase gives MATGKAKQSNQPADSADNTIKTDENTFDVHHDLKDEQKAEVLIEALPWLEEFAGQRIVVKYGGNAMVDEHLKRCFAEDMVFLRQVGMYPIVVHGGGPQISSMLKDLGIHSEFKAGLRVTTPEIMKVVRMILTGSVSRELIGLINAHGPHAVGLSGEDGSLFGAKRYRPVIDGVETDIGLVGEVTEVNPSAVESLIEQNRIPVVSSIAPNADDPTQVFNVNADSAAAALAVALHARKLVILTDVDGLYADWPDKNSLISSIGVDRLREVLPKLQSGMVPKMRACVRALDGGVPRAHIIDGRQPHSILNEVFTSAGIGTMVVPGDGMKLRRE, from the coding sequence ATGGCGACTGGTAAAGCCAAACAATCCAATCAACCGGCGGATTCGGCTGACAACACTATAAAAACCGACGAAAACACGTTCGACGTTCACCACGACCTGAAGGACGAACAAAAGGCCGAGGTGCTGATTGAAGCGTTGCCGTGGCTCGAGGAATTCGCTGGCCAGCGCATCGTCGTGAAATACGGCGGCAATGCCATGGTCGACGAACATCTGAAACGTTGCTTTGCCGAAGACATGGTTTTTCTGAGGCAGGTCGGTATGTACCCGATTGTCGTGCACGGTGGTGGTCCGCAGATTTCAAGTATGCTCAAGGATCTTGGCATTCATTCTGAATTCAAGGCCGGTCTGCGCGTCACCACACCGGAAATCATGAAAGTCGTGCGGATGATTCTTACAGGTTCGGTTTCGCGTGAACTCATCGGACTCATCAATGCTCACGGACCTCATGCCGTGGGGCTTTCCGGCGAGGACGGATCGCTGTTCGGGGCCAAAAGGTATCGTCCGGTCATCGACGGGGTGGAAACCGACATCGGATTGGTGGGCGAGGTCACGGAAGTCAACCCTTCGGCGGTGGAAAGCCTGATTGAGCAGAATCGTATTCCCGTGGTCTCCTCAATTGCCCCGAACGCGGATGATCCCACCCAAGTCTTCAACGTCAACGCCGATTCTGCGGCGGCCGCGCTTGCGGTGGCACTGCACGCCCGCAAGCTCGTCATTCTGACCGATGTGGACGGGCTCTATGCCGATTGGCCCGACAAAAATTCGCTGATCAGTTCCATCGGTGTCGACCGTTTGCGTGAGGTTTTGCCGAAGCTGCAAAGCGGAATGGTGCCCAAGATGCGTGCCTGCGTGCGTGCCTTGGATGGAGGGGTGCCGCGCGCGCATATCATCGACGGCCGTCAGCCGCACTCGATCTTGAACGAGGTATTCACCAGCGCAGGAATCGGCACCATGGTTGTGCCGGGTGACGGTATGAAGTTGCGACGAGAGTAA